A genomic segment from Flavobacterium sp. 9R encodes:
- a CDS encoding S41 family peptidase encodes MKTILKTVFFLFLSLFVFQSCEDNDDKPATNLTIQNFVWKGMNQYYLWQSDVPNLADDKFKNQSELNAFLEGYSTPESLFEALRVDKSIDRFSWIVDDYVALEQSFQGTTKNDGVDFGLSYKPGSTTEIFGYVRYIIPGSDASTKAIKRGDYFTAVNGTQLTVSNYQTLLLNAESYTLNLAEFNGSTIVSNGKSVALTKTTLNENPILINKVIETGGKKIGYLMYNGFFANYDTQLNDAFGSLKSQGITDLVLDLRYNGGGSVQTATRLASMITGQFTGKLFAKQQWNEKIEAYFSTNNPEALKNFFTDKIESTPINSLNLTKVYIITTKSTASASELVINGLKPFINVVQIGDVTTGKNVGSITLYDSPTFQKENVNPSHKYAMQPLVLKIVNADGFGDYQSGLTPTFQQAETISTFGVLGDVNEPLLKLAIGKITGTAKGTPAAKGKTFEFFKDAKSIRGFGNEMYLETIPEGLLKSL; translated from the coding sequence ATGAAAACAATTCTCAAAACTGTATTCTTTTTATTCTTAAGTCTCTTCGTTTTTCAAAGTTGTGAAGACAATGACGACAAACCTGCCACCAACTTAACTATTCAAAATTTTGTTTGGAAAGGGATGAATCAATACTATTTATGGCAAAGTGATGTTCCTAATTTGGCCGATGATAAATTTAAAAATCAAAGCGAATTAAATGCCTTTCTAGAAGGCTACAGTACTCCAGAAAGTTTGTTCGAAGCCTTGCGAGTAGACAAATCCATCGATCGTTTTAGCTGGATTGTTGATGACTATGTTGCGCTTGAGCAATCCTTCCAAGGTACCACTAAAAATGATGGTGTTGATTTTGGATTAAGCTACAAACCCGGAAGCACAACTGAAATTTTTGGTTATGTTCGCTACATTATTCCTGGCTCTGATGCTTCGACCAAAGCTATTAAACGAGGAGACTATTTTACAGCCGTAAACGGAACACAATTGACCGTTAGCAACTATCAAACTTTATTGCTAAATGCCGAAAGTTACACTTTGAATTTAGCCGAATTCAATGGTTCAACCATCGTGAGTAATGGAAAATCAGTAGCGTTAACCAAAACCACTCTGAATGAAAATCCAATTTTGATCAATAAAGTAATCGAAACTGGAGGAAAAAAAATAGGCTATTTGATGTACAACGGCTTTTTTGCTAATTATGATACCCAACTCAATGACGCTTTTGGAAGTTTAAAATCACAAGGCATTACCGATTTAGTTTTGGACTTACGTTACAATGGTGGAGGTTCAGTACAAACTGCTACTAGATTGGCTAGTATGATTACAGGACAATTCACCGGAAAATTATTTGCTAAGCAACAATGGAACGAAAAAATTGAGGCTTATTTCAGCACTAACAATCCCGAGGCGCTCAAAAACTTTTTTACCGATAAAATTGAAAGCACACCAATCAATAGTTTGAACTTAACCAAAGTCTACATTATTACAACAAAAAGTACGGCTTCTGCTAGTGAATTGGTGATTAATGGTTTGAAACCTTTTATTAATGTTGTTCAAATTGGAGATGTTACTACAGGTAAAAACGTAGGATCAATTACCTTGTATGATTCTCCAACTTTCCAAAAAGAGAACGTAAACCCTTCTCACAAATATGCTATGCAACCGTTAGTGCTCAAAATTGTGAATGCTGATGGCTTTGGTGACTACCAAAGTGGTTTAACACCAACTTTCCAACAAGCAGAAACCATCAGTACCTTTGGTGTTTTGGGTGATGTTAACGAACCTTTGTTAAAGTTAGCTATTGGAAAAATTACGGGGACGGCAAAAGGAACCCCTGCTGCAAAAGGCAAAACATTTGAGTTTTTCAAAGATGCGAAATCTATTAGAGGCTTTGGAAACGAAATGTATCTAGAAACGATTCCTGAGGGATTATTAAAATCTTTATAG
- a CDS encoding RNA polymerase sigma factor, which yields MNQNEFVQLITPFKDKVFRLAKRLLVSTEEAEDATQDVLVKLWNKNESLSGYASVEALAMTMTKNHCLDQLKAKRSSNLRIVHNNYTDREPSLQQKVEDNDSLNWVAKIIDQLPEQQRMIIQLREVEQYEFEEIAKLLEMNETAIRVALSRARKTIREHMLKTHRYGTV from the coding sequence ATGAACCAAAATGAGTTTGTACAATTGATTACTCCTTTCAAAGACAAGGTCTTTCGATTGGCCAAACGATTACTCGTGAGCACAGAGGAGGCTGAAGATGCTACACAAGATGTTTTGGTAAAGTTGTGGAATAAAAATGAAAGTTTATCCGGTTATGCCAGCGTTGAAGCCTTGGCTATGACTATGACTAAGAATCATTGTTTGGATCAGTTAAAAGCGAAACGTTCCAGTAATTTGCGAATTGTACACAACAATTACACGGATAGAGAACCAAGCTTGCAGCAAAAAGTAGAAGACAATGATAGTTTGAATTGGGTGGCTAAAATAATTGATCAGTTGCCAGAACAGCAACGTATGATTATTCAGCTTAGAGAAGTAGAGCAATATGAGTTTGAAGAAATTGCCAAATTATTAGAAATGAATGAAACCGCCATTCGCGTGGCACTCTCTAGGGCTAGAAAAACCATTAGAGAGCATATGTTAAAAACACACCGTTATGGAACTGTATAA
- a CDS encoding DUF4252 domain-containing protein has translation MRTIFLSVLFVLMASPLFAQGAFDKFDGQDDVTSVIVNKKMFEMMSKVKVDASDKEMQQYHRLIKKLDNLKVFTTKSSRVEAEMKATAERYMKTANLEELMRVNDNGRSIKILVKSGAKDTQIRELLMFIDGGKGEDSVLMSLTGDFDLNEISVLTDKMRFPGGDDLKKATKGKK, from the coding sequence ATGAGAACAATTTTTTTATCTGTACTTTTTGTACTTATGGCGTCACCACTATTTGCTCAGGGAGCCTTCGATAAATTCGATGGTCAAGACGATGTTACTTCGGTTATCGTCAATAAAAAAATGTTCGAAATGATGAGTAAAGTCAAAGTAGATGCCTCCGACAAAGAAATGCAGCAATACCATCGTTTGATTAAAAAGTTAGATAACCTAAAGGTCTTTACTACCAAAAGTTCTCGTGTTGAAGCGGAAATGAAAGCAACTGCGGAGCGTTATATGAAAACGGCTAATCTAGAAGAACTTATGCGTGTAAACGATAATGGTCGTAGCATTAAAATTTTAGTAAAATCAGGAGCCAAAGACACACAAATTAGAGAGCTATTGATGTTTATAGATGGTGGAAAAGGAGAAGATAGTGTATTGATGTCTTTGACAGGAGATTTTGATTTGAATGAAATCTCTGTATTGACAGATAAAATGCGTTTTCCTGGCGGAGACGATTTGAAAAAAGCTACAAAAGGAAAAAAGTAA
- a CDS encoding DUF4252 domain-containing protein: MKAVVGLAIFLCLWLTSCNSEPSLQKYFVENTENKNFIAFDISSSILNVDKTKLSLEQQQALQSFEKINILAFKRNPNNTAEFETERAKLNGILKNPKYQQLMKIGSGKEGASVSFVGADEHIEEFILFANQKETGFAVVRVLGKDMNPTHIMNMMSVLQQSKIDLDQLKPLQELLKKQ, encoded by the coding sequence ATGAAAGCAGTAGTTGGTTTGGCTATTTTCCTATGCCTGTGGTTGACAAGTTGTAACTCTGAACCGAGTTTGCAAAAGTATTTTGTAGAAAATACAGAAAATAAAAATTTCATAGCGTTTGATATTTCCTCTTCGATTTTGAATGTGGATAAAACGAAACTCTCTCTAGAGCAGCAACAAGCCTTACAATCGTTTGAAAAAATAAATATTTTGGCTTTCAAGCGCAATCCAAATAATACTGCTGAGTTCGAAACTGAGCGCGCCAAATTAAACGGAATCTTGAAAAACCCAAAGTACCAACAACTTATGAAAATTGGTTCTGGTAAAGAAGGTGCTTCGGTAAGTTTTGTAGGAGCAGATGAGCATATCGAAGAGTTTATTTTATTTGCCAACCAAAAAGAAACCGGTTTTGCAGTAGTTCGGGTGTTAGGTAAAGACATGAATCCTACCCATATTATGAATATGATGTCCGTTTTGCAGCAATCAAAAATCGATTTGGATCAGTTGAAACCGTTACAGGAATTGTTGAAGAAGCAATAA
- a CDS encoding NTP transferase domain-containing protein, which yields MKNNVAFVLLAGGKSERMGQPKGLLFNKEEYWLETQLKSIASAGGTEVYIVLGFHTSTYCEKLPWLTSALQAPITYLNLNIRAIVNPNPERGSFSSLQTVLSQIEEPKTILFCPIDVPIPKDETLQLLLEKQQAIVVPNYKGKNGHPIVMAASFWRPLLQLDSSNSRLDYLIKACPSSMIGIVPVENSEVILNLNTPEDWETYQQKNG from the coding sequence ATGAAAAATAATGTTGCTTTTGTACTATTGGCAGGAGGAAAATCAGAACGAATGGGGCAACCCAAAGGATTACTATTCAACAAAGAAGAATATTGGCTCGAAACCCAATTAAAAAGCATAGCTTCCGCTGGTGGTACCGAAGTTTATATCGTATTGGGTTTTCATACGTCTACTTATTGTGAGAAGCTACCTTGGTTAACCTCAGCTTTACAAGCACCTATTACTTACTTAAATCTCAACATTCGAGCCATTGTAAATCCCAACCCTGAAAGAGGTTCTTTTTCGAGCTTACAAACGGTTCTTTCTCAAATAGAAGAACCTAAAACTATATTATTCTGCCCCATTGATGTTCCTATACCCAAAGACGAAACCCTACAACTACTTTTAGAAAAACAGCAAGCCATTGTTGTCCCTAATTACAAAGGCAAAAACGGACATCCTATCGTTATGGCCGCTTCGTTTTGGAGACCACTACTTCAACTGGATTCCAGCAACAGTCGGTTGGATTATTTGATTAAAGCTTGTCCTTCGTCAATGATTGGCATTGTACCCGTTGAAAATTCAGAGGTAATCCTAAATCTGAATACACCTGAGGATTGGGAAACGTATCAACAAAAAAACGGCTAG
- the xdhC gene encoding xanthine dehydrogenase accessory protein XdhC, with protein sequence MNDWITLLHTFKTSKTPVALVTVTQVLGSAPCKIGSKMIVTHQKEIFGTIGGGKLEFHIITQAQKAIQENQIQSTTYTLGPEFEQCCGGKVTLLIEPMNQNPELYLFGAGHIGVALCEVLANTPFQITLLDTREQWESTLSVPSSVTYSAVPFDLYKSTVHWGPNCYAIIVTHDHKLDFEITALCLAESTKFIGLIGSKTKRNKFHHMLRDELGFESGMNPVHCPVGLDLGGHTPKEIAISIAAQLLQVYYEK encoded by the coding sequence ATGAACGATTGGATTACACTATTGCATACTTTCAAAACCTCCAAAACACCGGTTGCCTTGGTCACTGTAACTCAAGTGTTGGGCTCAGCTCCTTGTAAAATAGGCTCAAAAATGATTGTAACCCATCAAAAAGAGATTTTTGGCACCATTGGAGGAGGGAAACTAGAATTTCATATCATCACTCAAGCCCAAAAAGCCATTCAAGAAAATCAAATTCAATCTACTACTTATACGTTAGGACCCGAATTCGAGCAATGCTGCGGCGGTAAAGTAACCCTTTTAATCGAACCTATGAATCAAAATCCAGAACTGTATCTCTTTGGCGCAGGCCATATTGGCGTTGCCTTGTGCGAAGTTTTAGCCAATACCCCGTTTCAAATCACACTATTGGATACAAGAGAACAATGGGAAAGCACCTTGTCAGTTCCCTCTTCCGTAACCTATAGCGCTGTTCCTTTTGATTTGTATAAAAGCACTGTACATTGGGGGCCAAATTGTTATGCCATCATTGTTACCCACGACCATAAATTGGATTTTGAAATCACTGCCCTATGCCTAGCTGAAAGCACAAAATTCATTGGCCTCATTGGTAGCAAAACCAAACGCAATAAATTCCATCATATGCTTAGAGACGAATTGGGTTTTGAATCAGGTATGAATCCGGTGCATTGCCCCGTTGGATTAGACTTGGGAGGTCATACTCCAAAAGAAATTGCCATTAGCATTGCTGCCCAATTACTACAAGTGTACTATGAAAAATAA
- a CDS encoding xanthine dehydrogenase family protein molybdopterin-binding subunit, giving the protein MKAIQNYSRRDFVKTIGLASGGLLLAANSSLFASESTSTIETFNPNLFVYLQTDGTLTLIASRSEMGNGVRTSLPSIIADEMEADWSKVVVQQALGDTKYGDQNTDGSRSILYLYDTMRKMGATAKALLITAAAQKWNVPETECIAQHHFIVHSSGKKLGFGELAATAKTLELPKNVTLKNPKDFKYIGKTLKSVDVANYANGSAVFGIDKRIPNMKFVAIARCPVTFGTVKSFDKKAALKIRGVIDVIEIPRIAKPFGPLGGVAVIASNTWAAFEGKKALTIEWNYGPNATYSSADYQKTISDGLLQPAKVAKSIGDVDQAFAKAHQIVESTIQLPLLAHAPMEVPNAVAWVKGDSCEVWAPTQDPQTARKEVADYLKIPLDKVSVNITFLGGGFGRKSKPDYIVEAVMVSKVINAPVQVVWTREDEIKHGYYHTESAQYLKAALDAQGNVTAWLHRFALPSIMSTFVPGTEYPAEWEAGSATDIPLDVPNFKVETGKAPAHVRIGWMRSVINIPHGFSVNVFANELAYAAKKDPLEFRLNLIGPDRIENTQDAIKYNTARMKHVLRQAAKNANYGKALPQGHAFGIAVQYSFYSYVASVVEVSFINNKVKVHNVYTVIDCGTVINRDTVKAQLEGAAIFGMSLTYYGKITAKDGAIEQNSFSDYPLIRMNEAPKIHVEIVESTENPTGVGEPGVPVIAPAIVNALFQLTGKKYYNLPLIDYEIVG; this is encoded by the coding sequence ATGAAGGCAATTCAAAACTACAGTCGACGTGATTTTGTCAAAACCATTGGATTGGCATCTGGCGGATTATTATTAGCTGCAAATAGCTCCTTATTTGCTTCTGAATCAACCTCAACCATAGAAACTTTCAACCCCAATCTGTTTGTCTACTTGCAAACGGATGGCACGCTGACGCTTATCGCTTCACGTTCTGAAATGGGGAATGGCGTTCGTACATCGTTACCCTCAATTATAGCTGACGAAATGGAAGCTGATTGGTCCAAAGTAGTGGTGCAACAAGCTTTGGGAGACACAAAATATGGCGATCAAAATACTGATGGCTCTCGAAGTATCCTATACCTTTATGACACTATGCGAAAAATGGGCGCTACAGCCAAGGCTTTACTCATTACTGCTGCCGCTCAAAAATGGAATGTTCCAGAAACGGAGTGTATCGCCCAACATCATTTTATAGTACACAGCAGTGGTAAAAAATTAGGATTTGGCGAACTCGCTGCCACTGCCAAAACTTTAGAATTGCCTAAAAACGTTACATTAAAAAACCCAAAAGACTTTAAATATATTGGTAAAACCTTAAAAAGTGTTGATGTTGCCAACTATGCCAACGGAAGCGCTGTCTTTGGTATTGACAAAAGAATCCCCAATATGAAATTCGTGGCCATTGCCCGTTGTCCAGTCACTTTTGGCACTGTAAAATCATTCGATAAAAAAGCAGCGCTCAAAATTCGTGGAGTGATTGATGTCATCGAAATCCCAAGAATTGCGAAACCATTTGGCCCTTTGGGTGGTGTAGCCGTAATTGCTTCTAATACGTGGGCTGCCTTTGAAGGCAAGAAAGCCTTAACTATAGAATGGAATTATGGCCCCAATGCAACTTATAGCTCTGCCGATTATCAAAAAACAATCTCAGATGGCCTATTGCAACCCGCAAAAGTAGCCAAATCGATTGGCGATGTAGATCAAGCTTTTGCCAAAGCACATCAAATTGTCGAGAGCACCATACAATTGCCTTTATTGGCGCACGCCCCAATGGAAGTTCCCAATGCTGTTGCTTGGGTAAAAGGCGATTCTTGCGAAGTTTGGGCGCCTACTCAAGACCCGCAAACCGCTCGTAAAGAAGTGGCCGATTATTTAAAAATTCCTTTAGACAAGGTTTCAGTAAATATTACCTTTCTTGGCGGAGGTTTTGGGCGTAAATCAAAACCCGATTATATCGTAGAAGCTGTAATGGTTTCGAAAGTTATCAACGCACCCGTGCAAGTAGTTTGGACCCGAGAAGACGAAATCAAACACGGTTATTATCATACCGAAAGTGCCCAATATCTCAAAGCTGCTTTGGATGCTCAAGGCAATGTAACCGCTTGGCTGCACCGTTTCGCACTACCTTCTATTATGTCTACTTTTGTGCCCGGTACCGAATATCCTGCCGAATGGGAAGCTGGAAGTGCCACAGACATACCGTTAGACGTTCCCAATTTTAAAGTCGAAACAGGCAAAGCGCCCGCTCACGTCCGAATCGGATGGATGCGTTCTGTTATCAATATTCCTCACGGTTTTTCTGTAAATGTTTTTGCCAACGAATTAGCGTATGCCGCTAAAAAAGACCCTTTGGAATTCCGCTTGAACCTCATCGGACCTGACCGCATTGAAAACACACAAGACGCCATAAAATACAACACGGCAAGAATGAAACACGTCTTGCGACAAGCTGCAAAAAATGCCAACTACGGAAAAGCTTTACCTCAAGGTCACGCCTTTGGTATCGCGGTTCAATACAGTTTTTATTCCTATGTCGCCTCTGTGGTCGAAGTGTCTTTCATCAACAATAAGGTAAAAGTTCACAATGTGTACACTGTTATCGATTGTGGTACCGTCATCAATCGCGATACGGTAAAAGCACAATTAGAAGGTGCGGCTATTTTCGGAATGTCTTTGACCTATTACGGCAAAATCACCGCCAAAGACGGCGCCATAGAACAAAACAGCTTTAGTGATTATCCTTTAATCCGTATGAACGAAGCGCCAAAAATACACGTTGAAATTGTAGAAAGCACCGAAAATCCAACTGGTGTAGGCGAACCTGGCGTACCGGTAATCGCACCAGCCATCGTCAATGCCTTGTTTCAACTCACCGGAAAAAAATACTATAACTTACCTTTAATTGATTATGAAATCGTAGGATAA
- a CDS encoding (2Fe-2S)-binding protein, with translation MVTLDINGKKYNLDVAPEMPLLWAIRDIIGLTGTKFGCGIGACGACKILINNEATYSCLTPVSDAKGKKIITIEGSSPNLQLLQEAWAEYNVPQCGYCQPGQLITATSLLNSNPSPSETEIDDAMSGNLCRCGTYQRIKNAIQHTVELKKQGK, from the coding sequence ATGGTCACACTCGATATCAATGGTAAAAAATACAATCTCGATGTTGCTCCCGAAATGCCTTTATTGTGGGCAATTCGCGACATAATCGGATTAACGGGCACTAAATTTGGCTGCGGTATCGGCGCTTGTGGCGCTTGTAAAATCCTGATCAATAACGAAGCAACGTATTCGTGTTTGACTCCCGTAAGCGATGCCAAAGGCAAAAAAATCATCACAATCGAAGGTAGTAGTCCCAATTTACAACTCTTACAAGAAGCTTGGGCTGAGTACAATGTACCACAATGTGGCTATTGCCAACCTGGTCAATTGATTACAGCAACTTCCTTACTTAATTCGAACCCATCGCCTTCTGAGACAGAAATTGATGACGCTATGTCTGGCAATTTGTGTAGATGTGGCACGTATCAACGTATTAAAAATGCAATACAACATACCGTTGAACTCAAAAAACAAGGGAAATAA
- a CDS encoding DUF421 domain-containing protein — MNNPYLDVVFRSVAVYLFMIIALRVFGKKQLSQLNTADVILILLISNSVQNAMVGSNVSLMGGILAALSLFVMNLIFKKLVFKSELIKNWIQDKPEILVHNGKIEFETVAKLGITSEELEEVMREHGIEHFRDIKLAMLEIDGDISMISGNTTLRQTHHKRKIHKSLGEVGE; from the coding sequence ATGAATAATCCTTATCTTGATGTTGTTTTTAGAAGTGTAGCTGTTTATCTGTTCATGATCATTGCGCTTCGTGTTTTTGGGAAAAAGCAATTATCGCAGCTAAATACGGCCGATGTAATTTTGATTTTATTAATTAGTAATTCGGTTCAAAATGCAATGGTGGGGAGCAATGTTTCTCTTATGGGCGGAATACTTGCTGCTTTGTCCTTGTTTGTTATGAATCTGATTTTTAAAAAGTTGGTATTCAAGTCTGAATTGATCAAAAACTGGATACAAGATAAGCCTGAAATTTTAGTTCATAATGGTAAAATTGAATTTGAGACTGTGGCCAAATTAGGAATCACTTCCGAAGAGTTAGAGGAGGTAATGCGGGAACACGGGATTGAGCATTTTAGAGATATCAAGTTAGCGATGCTTGAAATTGATGGGGATATTAGTATGATTTCAGGCAACACTACTTTGCGACAAACCCATCATAAACGAAAAATCCATAAATCACTCGGTGAAGTGGGGGAGTAA
- a CDS encoding shikimate kinase — MKKIVLLGYMGCGKSTIANNLSEKTSLPFLDLDHYIEETTKMSIKELFEKRGEVYFRKLEHDAFKTLLDEEKTIILGLGGGTPCYANNHEFLQRPDVVSIYLKASVATLFERLSRNKSKRPLIANLNDGELNEFIAKHLFDRSYYYNQAEYKVAVDGKTIDETVDDILALLA, encoded by the coding sequence ATGAAAAAAATTGTATTATTAGGGTATATGGGTTGCGGGAAGTCAACCATAGCCAATAATTTGTCTGAAAAAACGAGTCTTCCCTTTTTAGATTTGGATCATTATATAGAAGAAACGACAAAAATGTCAATCAAAGAGCTCTTTGAGAAGCGAGGAGAAGTGTATTTTCGTAAATTGGAACACGATGCATTCAAAACGCTTTTGGATGAAGAAAAGACAATTATATTGGGTCTTGGTGGGGGAACTCCTTGTTATGCTAATAATCACGAATTTTTGCAACGGCCTGATGTAGTCTCAATTTATCTAAAAGCTTCAGTGGCTACTTTGTTCGAAAGATTGTCTAGAAACAAAAGTAAACGTCCCTTAATTGCCAACTTAAACGATGGCGAATTAAATGAATTTATCGCTAAACATCTATTCGACAGAAGCTATTATTACAATCAAGCAGAATACAAAGTAGCTGTTGATGGTAAAACAATAGATGAAACGGTTGATGATATTCTAGCTTTATTAGCTTAA
- a CDS encoding phosphoribosyltransferase domain-containing protein has translation MSQNIILTHQEIEHKIKRIAYQIYETFVDEEEIVLAGITKNGFVFAQKIAAALALIAPIKVSLCEVELNKHQPDLAIRTSLAKENYTNKGLVLVDDVLNSGTTLIYAVRHFLEVPLKKFKTAVLIDRNHKKYPVKADFKGISLSTSLFEHVQVVFEDSGNSYAYLS, from the coding sequence ATGAGCCAAAATATCATTTTAACCCATCAAGAAATAGAACACAAAATCAAGCGAATTGCCTACCAAATCTACGAAACCTTTGTAGACGAAGAAGAAATTGTATTGGCTGGTATTACCAAAAACGGCTTTGTGTTTGCTCAAAAAATCGCTGCTGCTTTGGCCTTGATTGCTCCTATTAAAGTTTCGCTTTGCGAAGTCGAGCTCAACAAACACCAACCTGATTTAGCTATTCGCACTTCATTGGCTAAAGAAAACTATACTAATAAAGGATTGGTTTTAGTTGATGACGTTTTGAATTCAGGAACAACATTAATTTATGCCGTTCGTCATTTCTTAGAAGTTCCTCTAAAAAAATTCAAAACAGCGGTACTCATTGACAGAAATCACAAAAAATATCCCGTAAAAGCTGATTTTAAAGGAATTTCATTATCTACTTCCTTGTTCGAACATGTTCAAGTAGTTTTTGAAGACTCAGGAAACAGCTATGCCTATTTAAGCTAA
- a CDS encoding RNA-binding S4 domain-containing protein: protein MRIDKYLWCVRYYKTRNMVTEACKKNQITVNGQVAKASKEVFPTDRITFRKDQITQIITVLDIPDNRVGAKLVDMYRRNDTPPEVYQHLELLKLSKEHYRKNGTGRPTKKDRRDIDEFGNVIVEDEDEDSFL, encoded by the coding sequence ATGCGAATAGATAAATATTTATGGTGCGTTCGTTATTACAAAACCAGAAATATGGTTACCGAGGCTTGTAAAAAAAACCAAATAACCGTAAATGGTCAAGTAGCCAAAGCTTCGAAAGAAGTTTTTCCTACAGACAGAATTACTTTTCGTAAAGATCAAATCACTCAAATCATTACAGTATTAGACATTCCTGATAATCGTGTAGGAGCAAAATTGGTCGATATGTATCGTCGCAATGATACGCCTCCCGAGGTATACCAGCATCTTGAATTATTGAAATTATCCAAAGAACATTATCGAAAAAACGGAACTGGACGCCCAACTAAAAAAGACCGTCGTGACATTGATGAATTTGGCAATGTCATTGTAGAGGATGAGGACGAGGATTCCTTTTTATAA
- a CDS encoding FKBP-type peptidyl-prolyl cis-trans isomerase — MNKIKFYFILSMLSLALFSCSKNKEEEVTPPREYSEQYATDIKDIEEYLKTYYIEEVTTDFDIKISKIPTGGTQKSIWDQTTYPLQFREVNLHGLKYKLYYLILNEGVGVSPVNVDGYFVGYKGDYLQQVTKESVTTLTVTEFERNSFILLPSAITGVSEFMPKLKTGTYSSNPDGTVAYKDFGAGVVFIPSGLGYYNSGSGSIPAYAPLVFNFKLFEVQRNDQDGDGIPSYLEDLDGDGYMYNFTNTTLYPTKPATNPDDTDGDEVPDCFDVDDDGDNYTTLLERSFKDANGVVKYYDFADIPLCTGGNGKKRHLDPKCYN, encoded by the coding sequence ATGAACAAAATTAAGTTTTATTTTATTTTATCAATGCTATCCTTGGCATTATTTTCATGTTCTAAAAATAAAGAGGAGGAGGTAACGCCACCAAGAGAATACAGTGAACAATATGCCACTGATATCAAAGACATTGAAGAATACTTGAAAACTTATTATATTGAGGAAGTTACTACAGACTTCGATATTAAGATTTCTAAAATTCCTACCGGAGGAACTCAAAAGTCTATTTGGGATCAGACTACTTATCCTCTTCAATTCAGAGAGGTAAATTTACATGGACTAAAGTACAAGTTGTATTACTTGATTTTAAATGAAGGAGTTGGCGTGTCGCCAGTCAATGTAGATGGTTATTTTGTAGGATATAAAGGAGATTATTTGCAGCAAGTGACTAAAGAATCAGTTACTACGCTTACAGTAACCGAATTTGAAAGAAATAGTTTTATTTTACTGCCAAGCGCTATAACGGGTGTATCTGAATTCATGCCTAAATTGAAAACTGGAACATATAGCTCTAATCCAGATGGTACAGTGGCATATAAAGATTTTGGAGCGGGTGTGGTTTTTATTCCTTCTGGTTTGGGGTATTATAATAGTGGTAGTGGTTCAATTCCTGCATATGCTCCACTTGTTTTTAATTTTAAATTATTCGAAGTACAACGCAATGATCAAGATGGTGACGGTATTCCTTCATATTTAGAGGATTTAGATGGTGATGGTTATATGTATAACTTTACCAATACTACTTTATATCCAACTAAACCTGCGACCAATCCAGACGATACTGATGGCGATGAAGTTCCAGATTGTTTTGATGTAGATGACGATGGAGATAATTATACCACGCTGTTAGAGCGTTCTTTTAAAGATGCTAATGGAGTGGTTAAGTACTATGATTTTGCTGATATTCCTTTATGTACTGGCGGTAATGGAAAGAAAAGACATTTGGATCCAAAATGTTATAATTAG